In Anomaloglossus baeobatrachus isolate aAnoBae1 chromosome 2, aAnoBae1.hap1, whole genome shotgun sequence, the DNA window TCATTACATATATCCACTCTATTactgagatgtgtctttatactcacCCCCTTAATGATGGCTTTGAGTTGGGGGTCCAATTTCTTTGGGAAGAATGGTTCATCTTTGACTATTGCCATAATGGTGGTCCGATCAAATTTGCCTTTATAGAATGGATGTCCACCAATAGCCATCTCGTATATCATCACgccagcagagaaccagtccactgctGTGTTGTAGGGCTTCTGTAGAAAAATCTGTGAagacatgaaaaaaacaataagaaCATTGTTCAGCCAGCAGAAGACATGGAGATGTCCAGCCTTGTACACAAGGATAACTCAGGAACATGTAGATAAttcctcacctcaggagccatgtataTATAGGTTCCAACACAATCTGAAGTCTTTGTATCGCCAAAGATGTTCATTGCGGCAAGACCGAAATCAGCAATCTTCAAGTGACCGGTACTGTCCAGTAAAATGTTCTCTGGTTTTAGGTCTCTGGTAAAGGAAAGAGTTTATAAAATGTGATAATTGTTATATTAGCTGGGTTGATGATGTATTATGGCCTGAAATATCAAGTGTCTACAGGGGGCATGAGGATGAGGGTATAGAAGTGTTTATATTCCAGGTCTACACAGAAGTAGACGTGCTGcacctacctgtgtatgatgcctctggagtggagaaactgcagcccacagatcagctcagcGGCAATAAATCTAATGAGAAAACATGATAAAGGAAACAACATCCATCATTTCAACCACTAAACTACGAGACTAATAATGACATAAAGCAGGAATGTTCCTAACAACGATCATCTTCATCTAATGTATCCATGTTCTGTCTTACCTGGTGGCTGGAATGGGAAGTGGGGCATTGCGTTTCAGGAATTGTCTAAGGTCTCCTCCACTGAGATATTCCATGACGTAGAAGACGTAGTCCTGTGAATAAAGCAGAGCAGATAATAGGTGTTACTAGTATAGTCTAGATAAAGGGCACTGGTGGTAATGTTATAATACATATAATACTATGGTAGTGACCTAGAAgaacattgcacacagatggccataTAGACAGGCATTGATAGAATATATAGAAGACTCAGAGCCAGGGGCGTAATGATAGCGGTCACAGAGATCACAATTGCGACCTGGTCCGGCGACCACCATGTAGAGAAAGAAGCAGCCGTCTCCTCTCTGTGAGAAAGGAGCTGCACTGTAATAGCAGACCACGCGGTCGctatggggcctatgagtcagggggGCCTGGTGCCAGCATCCTTGCCTATCATAGCACTcctctccatccttcatcattttcGCCCTGTGCCTGCCGTCGACATCTCATTATGGCTGAGTCTCAGTAAGACTGCAGAGACACTGACCGGAGCAGTGGGGTAACAAGGAGAGGTGAAGACGGAGCAGCGGTGGAATGGGGATaggtgaggacttgtttattttttaTCATTGAGTACACGGTGGGCAGAGGCTCATGGGAGTGCATTCAATGGTATGGGGCCTACAtagtacaatatgaaggacaccttatacataggctATATGGGCGCATTATAATACAATGAGTCTTatagggtgcattaaatggtatgggggctgcataatacaatatgaaggacactttATACATAGACTATTGGGGGCTTTATAatacaactagctgtactacccggcttcgtctgggttaataactgttgttaacaaaatagaatgtattaacattcccgggatagaatgtataaatagaatgtattaacgcccgggatagtaactgtctctctgattCTCTccgattctctgtctgtctccctctctgtatatatctcgctgtctctctctgtctgtttgtctctttccctggctgtctctgactgtctctgtctctttctccgtctgtctcaatcgctttccctgtctgtctatctatctctgtcactttcgctgtctgtctctttccctctctttccctgtgtctgtctctttgtctgcctctttacctgtctgtgtctgtctctttccctctctttccctgtgtctgtctctttgtctgtctctttgtctgtctctttgtctgtctctttacctgtctgtgtctgtctctttccctttctttccgtctgtctgtttccctgtgtctgtctctgtctctttccctgtcagtctgtctctttgtctgtgtctgtctctttgtgtctgtttctttccctgtctgtctctttccctggctgcattgtgacatgccaacattccaaataagggcgtggctgcgcattcttctgaagttctggctgcactgtggctcccagctccatttgctttaatggaggcaggttttttggcgaataactgtaaagagtggcgttaaaatttcccctcgaaacatagcctatgacgctctcggggtccagaagtgtgagtgtgcaaaggtttgtggctgtagctgcgacggtgcggatgccaatcccggacatacacacacacacacatacacacatacacacatacacacacacattcagctttatatattagaagtgtgagtgtgcaaaagtttgtggctgtagctgcgacggtgcgtatgccaatcccggacatacacacacacatacacacacacattcagctttatatattagatgagtcTTATGGGgtacattaaatggtatgggggctgcataatatatttGAAGAATTATGGGGGAGCATTATAAAacttggaggactatgagggtgcattataatatatgaagggttatgtgggacccattatactttatggaaggctttgtgggggccattatagtatttgaagggccattatagtatttggaaaaTTATATACGGGAGGGACAAAGATAAAAGCTTAGGATGGGAAAGATTTGTGCTGGGGGAAaaaggctctgctatacatctttccctcagcaccaagtTTTCCGATGCTTTGCTCTcatagcatggaaaagctgggtgctgagggaaagatgtatatcagagcatgtaaTATTATGGTAGTGACCTAGAAgaacattgcacacagatggccataTAGATGTGGCCTTGAAAGAATATATAGAAGACTCAGAGCTGTTAGATCATCAGCctcttacctgggactggaaggtggaaaaagcccgagtaatgaatggactcttcctagtcatctccagGATTTGTCGCTCTATCAGGATTTTGTCTCTTGACTCTTCAATTAGGAACCTCTTCTCCACCATCTTCACGGCCACTTGTTTTTGGCAGGCCTTATGTGTGGCCAACATGACCTGGAGGATACAGAGCATTAGAACTGGAGGAAAGGCCTGTCCTGCTGTGAGACAGGATGAGAAAATGTGAAGCAGTAATGGTCCTAGAGCCATATTACTGCTCCACATCACACACATGAAGAAAATGTCACCACAAttcctaatacttactttaccaaatGCACCCTGTCCAATGATTCTATGGAAGGTGAAGCTCTTCAGTCCAGTCACAATGATGGGGGATTCAGCTGGGGTTGTCCCTAATGGAGAGAGGAGAAATAAGATGTATTATTCCTATATAATGCTAATGTGGCCTCCTATAGCAATTACAACATGGGGTAGAACAATATTAGGGGGGTATCAAAGAGAAAACACAAAAATGACAATAGTTGGGGTATTCTAAAGGTTCACAAACCTGTCAATTACTACATTAGGGGTTATTGGCTCTTTGGGTCTTAGATCTGCACTCACCTGACAGCTGCTCACTCTCAGCTTTGGGGGACACGCTGGATTcatcatcagctttgtcccccatcgcttcTCTCCTTTTCCTCTTGCtcacgatactctcctgtatcgggcttccaggtctttttgaagcctTGATAATGCTTTGGTCGGTGACATCTTTTTCATCCTCTGATGATTCTAGTTttcttttttttggcacctcatctatgctctctccctttcttttcctcaaactctccatattcagctccatagatgaaattctgggctgaggaaggtcctgtccacctctGGAGCGCTCCCGGATGGCGTCTGGAACTGCTCTTCTAACAGGCCTTCTAGTAATcggtattatattttatataaaacCAAAATTTGCTAAGCGCAAGTAAAAATCGCCTTCACTCACTAAGTGATGAAAACAAATGGACGATATTCAGGCTGCAGCGACATTCTGATGATTGTTCTATGACATCACAGGGGCATTGTGACATCATCACATTCTAAAGGTCACATGACATCACAGTGACTTGAGCCTGGCTGTGAGGTCTGTGTTCTTCAACAGTTACTATTAAGTCTCTTTGTCATTTATCAGTCTCCATTTGAGCCCATAAAACTCCAAAATAAAACTTTTCAAATACAAAAACAATAATTTAAattaatttagtttttttttacattttttttacaccatttatcTCTTAGCTTGTATATTGTAATGTAAATAGTATAAAAAAATGAATGTAAGGGGGTAATAAAAGCGCTGTTGAGTATGATAGACAGGaaaaatatcatcataagaagtcagTAAAAGAATAGGGGTGACGCGTTTCAGTATGGGACAGATGTCTTCATCAGGTCATGCTTGTATGTTAGCAGTACAACAGACAGAGATTAAATGGACAAAAAGGAGGGAAAAGAGTTACACCTGGACATCATGGAGTTTAAAGTTGCCTTTGTGAGAAATCCCCTTTATTGTAAATGTATCCTATATAATATTAGTTACAGGGGGTCACCTAATTCAGAAGATCTCACCTGTATGAATATAATGTTCTCTGAATCTCTCATGTGGTCACTAAGGCTTGATCACAGCTGTGTCTGTCACTGAGCGGCAGCGGATCCTCCTGACCCCAACTCACTGCTATGAGGCTACTGAATTTGTGTCAGGACAACCACAGCCGCTCTGTGCTTGGGCAGTGACAACCAGATGTGTGAATATGGCCTAaaggtcatatatatatatgtatatatatatgtatgtgtatatatatatatatatatatatatatatatatatacagtgcctacaagtagtattcaaccccctgcagattttagCAGGTTTGctgagatgcaaataagttagagcctgcaaacttcaaacaagagcaggatttattaacagatgcataaatcttacaaaccaacaagttatgttgctcagttaaattttaataaattttcaacataaaagtgtgggtcaattattattcaacccctaggtttaatattttgtggaataacccttgtttgcaattacagataataattgtcttttataagacctgatcaggccggcacaggtctctggagttatcttggcccactcctccatgcagatcttctccaagttatctaggttctttgggtgtctcatgtggactttaatcttgagctccttccacaagttttcaattgggttaaggtcaggagactgactaggtcactgcaacaccttgattttttccctcttgaaccaggccttggttttcttggctgtgtgctttgggtcgttatcttgttggaagatgaaatgacgacccatcttaagatccttgatggaggagcggaggttcttggccaaaatctctacataggccgtgctatccatcttcccatggatgcggaccagatggccaggccccttggctgagaaacagccccacagcatgatgctgccaccaccatgcttgactgtagggatggtattcttggggtcgtatgcagtgccatccagtctccaaacgttacgtgtgtggttggcaccaaagatctcgatcttggtctcatcagaccagagaaccttgaaccagtctgtctcagagtcctccaagtgatcataagcaaactgtagacgagccttgacatgacgctttgaaagtaaaggtaccttacgggctcgtctggaacggagaccattgcggtggagtacgttacttatggtattgactgaaaccaatgtccccactgccatgagatcttcccggagctccttccttgtagtccttgggttagccttgactcttcggacaagcctggcctcggcacgggtggaaactttcaaaggctgtccaggccgtggaaggctaacagtagttccataagccttacacttccggatgatgctcccaacagtggagacaggtaggcccaactccttggaaagggttttgtaccccttgccagccttgtgaccctccacgatcttgtctctgatggccttggaatgcacctttgtctttcccatgtggaccaagtatgagtgctgttcacaagtttgggaatggtcttaattagtcagaaaaggctggaaaaagagataattattccaaacatgtgaag includes these proteins:
- the LOC142285997 gene encoding protein kinase C delta type-like, translating into MELNMESLRKRKGESIDEVPKKRKLESSEDEKDVTDQSIIKASKRPGSPIQESIVSKRKRREAMGDKADDESSVSPKAESEQLSGTTPAESPIIVTGLKSFTFHRIIGQGAFGKVMLATHKACQKQVAVKMVEKRFLIEESRDKILIERQILEMTRKSPFITRAFSTFQSQDYVFYVMEYLSGGDLRQFLKRNAPLPIPATRFIAAELICGLQFLHSRGIIHRHLIFQAIIHHQPS